A single Nicotiana tabacum cultivar K326 chromosome 5, ASM71507v2, whole genome shotgun sequence DNA region contains:
- the LOC107780276 gene encoding small ribosomal subunit protein uS9-like, giving the protein MAAAVASPMESVQCFGRKKTAVAVTHCKRGRGLIKINGVPIELVQPEILRYKAFEPILLLGRHRFAGVDMRIRVKGGGHTSQIYAIRQSIAKALVAFYQKYVDEQSKKEIKDILVRYDRTLLVADPRRCEPKKFGGRGARARFQKSYR; this is encoded by the coding sequence ATGGCAGCAGCAGTCGCATCTCCTATGGAATCGGTCCAATGTTTCGGGCGTAAGAAGACAGCAGTGGCAGTGACCCACTGCAAGCGTGGGCGAGGTCTCATCAAAATCAACGGTGTCCCCATCGAGTTGGTTCAACCTGAAATCCTCCGCTACAAAGCCTTCGAACCAATTCTCCTTTTAGGCCGCCACCGATTCGCCGGAGTGGACATGCGTATCCGCGTGAAGGGTGGAGGTCACACATCTCAGATCTACGCTATCCGTCAGTCCATTGCTAAGGCACTTGTTGCTTTCTACCAGAAGTACGTGGACGAGCAATCGAAGAAGGAGATTAAGGACATTCTTGTTCGCTATGATAGGACATTGCTTGTTGCTGATCCCAGACGCTGTGAGCCCAAAAAGTTTGGTGGTCGTGGTGCTCGTGCTAGGTTCCAGAAGTCTTATCGTTGA